The region CTTCATCGACGGTCTGCCTTACGCCCTGCAGGAATCCGCCAAGCTAGACGGAGCCAATGACTTCACCATCTACTGGCGTGTTATTCTGCCGCTGACCAAGCCTGCGCTGGCAACCATCGCCCTGTTCCTGGCCGTCGGCCAGTGGAATGCATGGATTGACACCTATCTGTATAACGGCTCGAAGGACTCGCTGACCACGCTGCAATTCGAGCTGATGAAGGTCATCCAGAGCACCACGACCAACGCGGATAATTTCCGCGGGCGCAATATGACTGAGGTCATGGCCCAAATCTCCCCGGAATCGGTCAAAATGGCAATCACCATTGTCGTCACCGTTCCCATTCTGATTGTCTATCCGTTCCTCCAGCGCTATTTCGTCAAGGGCATGACGCTGGGTTCGGTTAAAAGCTAAGCTGCTTACTGGTATCTTCAGGCTGACGCCTGTGAATACAATATGATTCTACCAGACAAAGGGAGGGTTTCTATTCATGACAAGAAAGACAGCGAAACCGGTTGTGGCGCTGATGGTGCTGACCTTGCTGCTCAGTGTGCTGGCAGGCTGCGGCGGAGGCAATAATAACGGCAACAAGAATACGGCTGAGAATACCGGGGCCAAGGCGACGAACAGCGGCAACGCCACGGCAACGGCTGAAGCTACAGCGGCGGCTGAGGACTTAAGTCCCCTGACACTATCCTTCTTCGCGGAAGACCCCAATCCGAACTGGAACAATATGAAGGATGAGGTCAGCACCGTCATTACGCAAAAGACCGGCGTGACTCTCGATGCCGAATTCGCTGTCGGTGATCCGCAGCAGAAGATTGCCCTCATTGCCGCCGGCGGGGAATACCCCGACATTATCTCGGCTAAAGGCGACATCGGTAAGCTGGTGGATGCCGGTGCAGTCCTTGATCTCACCGATCTGATCGATAAGCATGCTCCTAACATTAAGCGCGTACTCGGCGATAATCTCGCCCGGGCCAAGTATACGAACGAAGACCAATCGATCTACGCGATCCCGACCTGGGCAGCGGTGGATGAGAAGAAATTCGTAGCGGGCGGCGGCTTCGAGCTGCAGCACCGGGTCCTGAAGGAAGCCGGATATCCGGAGATTAAGACCGTCAAGGATTATGAGAACGTTATTAAGGCGTACCTGGATAAGCACCCTACCGATGAGAACGGCAACAAGAATATCGGCGTCTCGCTGAACGCAGACGACTGGCATATGTATATTTCCGTTACCAACCCTGCGGTAGCCACTACCGGCGGCTCCGATGACGGTGAATATTACATCGATCAGGAGACTCACGAAGCGATCTACCACTTCCGCCGTCCGGAGGAGAAGGAATATTTCCGCTGGCTGAACCACATGAACGATATCGGCCTGCTTGACAAGGAGAGCTTCGTGCAGAAATACGACCAGTATAAAGCCAAAGTGGCGACTGGACGTGTACTCGGCCTGATTGACCAAGACTGGGACTACAATGACGCGCAGCAGGCGCTCAAAGCCGCTGGCAAATTCGATCAGACGTACGGACACTATCCGGTCACTTTAACTGATGAATACAAGGAAACCAGCTTCTGGCCTACCGGCTTCATGGGCGGCTACGGGATCTCCATCTCCACCACTAACCCTGATCCGGTCCGCACCATCAAGTTCCTGGATTATCTGGCCTCCGATGAAGGCCAAATCCTGAATAACTGGGGAATCGAAGGCAAGCACTATAAAGTAGAGAACGGCAAACGCGTCGTTCCGCAGGAAGTCCAGGACCGCATCAACAATGACAATACCGCCTTCACTAAGGAAACCGGCATTGGCTTCTACTGGAATATGATGGTTCACTACGGCGACGGAGCCAAGGATTCCACCGGCAACTATTACACCAAAAACTTCCCTGAGCAGCTCGTGCTTGGCTATAGCGATGTAGAGAAGGAGACGCTGGCGGCTTACAAAGCTACGACCTGGAAGGACCTGTTCCCGAAAGAAGAAGAATTCAAGGAAAAAGCCTACGGCGCAGCCTGGAACATTTCGATTCCCGGTGAGGACGAAGTTTCCATTCTGGGCAATAAAATGAAGGATATTACCTGGAAGCGCATCCCGCAGGCCATTCTGGCCAAACCGGCTGAATTCGATAAAATCTGGGATGATTACATGGCCGATCTGGAAAAAGCAGGTGTTAAGAAAATGGAAGCTGGCTATACCAAGTATGTGCAGGACCGTGTGGAGCTGTGGACTAGCAAATAAGATTCCATAAACCTTGATGGAAAAATCTTAGTAATAGAGTAGTCGCCACTGCGGAGCTTTTGGACTTCCGGCCGCTGTTGTCTCCAGATTTCCTGATTTAGACCGCTGGTTGTGGTAGAAATCCGGAGACTGCTGATGCTTCCGAAGCTAGCTTTCCTGCGGAAAGCTTTCAGGCGGACGCTAACGCTCCTACAGTTCCAAAATCTCCTCCGCCGCTCCCTCCTATTTACTAAAGTTTGTAGTTCAACCTATATTTCATTGCAGAAGGGCACCCGTGCGGAATAGCACGGGTGTTGTTTGCTGCGTAATAAGGGTAGTTAGTAGCTCATCGGATCTAAATGCGTGAATATTACTTTAACTAATGGCTTGCTGAGGAGGTACCGTGCCGATTAGGGTGCGAGGGGTAGGCTTAATTGTAATTTGTACAACTAAATCGTCCGGTGTGCCACCAAATCTCCATTTAGATGTAGTTCGTGCAATTAAAATGCCCCTATACCTGGATTTTCGCCCATTCTAGCAGATTTAGTTGTATGGAATACAGTTAGGAGAGGAATGCCTTCCTTTTCACTGTTTTTAGATGTACGGAATACAACTATCACCGACTGGCTCGGTTCAAACGCAACTTCATACATTACTTTATTTATTGAATAAATTCACTTGTTTAGCTCTGATGCTCTATTAGTTATGCAGCTCGCGGTAAGTTTTGTTGATCATTTCGGTGTATATGGAAGGCGGGTATTCCTTCACCTGATCATAGGCGAACCCGGCCAGCCGCAGCGCCTCCTCCTTCATGCCCCGGCGCATATAGATCTGTGCCCGGTAAGCATAAGCTGTCAACAGGTTGCCGCGGTCAAGCGGGTGGTAGACCTGATTACCCGGCTCAGCCTTGGACAGGCAGATCAGCGCTTCATCGTCCTGGCCAAGATGATACCAGGCGATGCCAGACATGAGCTGAACGCTGGGCGCGTACTGTTCGTCCTCCAGCGGATACTGCTCCGCCAGTGCAAGAACCTTGCTGTATTCTCCTTTAGCTACCGCAAGTCTGATCTCTCCGATCACCACCAGCTTCAGTGAATCCTGAGATTCG is a window of Paenibacillus sp. FSL H3-0469 DNA encoding:
- a CDS encoding ABC transporter substrate-binding protein, which encodes MTRKTAKPVVALMVLTLLLSVLAGCGGGNNNGNKNTAENTGAKATNSGNATATAEATAAAEDLSPLTLSFFAEDPNPNWNNMKDEVSTVITQKTGVTLDAEFAVGDPQQKIALIAAGGEYPDIISAKGDIGKLVDAGAVLDLTDLIDKHAPNIKRVLGDNLARAKYTNEDQSIYAIPTWAAVDEKKFVAGGGFELQHRVLKEAGYPEIKTVKDYENVIKAYLDKHPTDENGNKNIGVSLNADDWHMYISVTNPAVATTGGSDDGEYYIDQETHEAIYHFRRPEEKEYFRWLNHMNDIGLLDKESFVQKYDQYKAKVATGRVLGLIDQDWDYNDAQQALKAAGKFDQTYGHYPVTLTDEYKETSFWPTGFMGGYGISISTTNPDPVRTIKFLDYLASDEGQILNNWGIEGKHYKVENGKRVVPQEVQDRINNDNTAFTKETGIGFYWNMMVHYGDGAKDSTGNYYTKNFPEQLVLGYSDVEKETLAAYKATTWKDLFPKEEEFKEKAYGAAWNISIPGEDEVSILGNKMKDITWKRIPQAILAKPAEFDKIWDDYMADLEKAGVKKMEAGYTKYVQDRVELWTSK